The following proteins come from a genomic window of Pseudomonas sp. WJP1:
- a CDS encoding MFS transporter, with translation MTTQNKAKWLRFLILILGGGTIYKLANLKDAFYVPMQEFMGLSHTEIGLLLSANAIIATALFVVGGLLADRYDTRKLIPIGLIGTGSLGLYLATFPPFSNLLIVFSLLAVCADCIFWPSLLKAIRNLGDDQEQGRLFGLLEGGRGVVDTLVAFCALGVFVAMGSGEAGLKSAILFYSVIDILAGTLTWFLLKSGGTQTTAKPGNGLANLFEAIKVPGIWLVSLNVFMVYIVYCGLTYFIPYLKEMYGLPVALVGAYGIINQYFLKILGGPAGGFIADKQFKSTSRYLKWAFLALLPLMGVILLIPKSPSFIYAGMAATLSFALIVFSMRGVFWAPMGEVGIPPHITGSAFGIGCLIGYAPGMFAYVIYGAILDHFPGQQGYNYVFSLMSGLAIIGFMVSSLLYQSVRRKSTASGQVSAAQA, from the coding sequence ATGACAACGCAAAACAAGGCCAAATGGCTCAGATTCCTGATACTCATCCTCGGTGGCGGCACCATCTACAAGCTGGCCAACCTCAAGGACGCCTTCTATGTGCCCATGCAAGAATTCATGGGCTTGAGCCACACTGAAATCGGCCTGCTGCTGAGCGCCAACGCAATCATCGCCACCGCGTTGTTCGTGGTCGGCGGCCTGCTCGCCGATCGCTACGACACCCGCAAGCTGATCCCCATCGGCCTGATCGGAACCGGCAGCCTGGGGCTGTACCTGGCCACCTTTCCGCCCTTCAGCAACTTGTTGATCGTGTTCAGCCTGCTGGCGGTGTGTGCCGACTGCATCTTCTGGCCCTCGCTGCTCAAGGCCATCCGCAACCTGGGCGACGATCAGGAACAGGGCCGGCTGTTCGGCCTGCTGGAAGGCGGACGTGGCGTCGTCGATACCCTGGTGGCCTTCTGCGCGCTGGGCGTGTTCGTCGCCATGGGTTCGGGCGAAGCCGGCCTGAAATCGGCGATCCTGTTCTACTCGGTGATCGACATCCTCGCCGGGACCCTGACCTGGTTCCTGCTCAAGAGCGGTGGCACACAGACGACCGCCAAGCCCGGGAATGGCCTGGCCAACCTGTTCGAAGCGATCAAGGTGCCGGGCATCTGGCTGGTCAGCCTCAATGTGTTCATGGTCTACATCGTCTACTGCGGCCTGACCTATTTCATTCCCTACCTCAAGGAAATGTACGGCCTGCCCGTGGCACTGGTGGGCGCCTACGGCATCATCAACCAGTACTTCCTCAAGATCCTCGGCGGCCCTGCCGGCGGTTTCATCGCCGACAAGCAGTTCAAGAGCACCAGCCGCTACCTCAAGTGGGCGTTCCTCGCATTGCTGCCGCTGATGGGCGTCATCCTGCTGATTCCCAAGAGCCCGAGCTTCATCTATGCCGGCATGGCCGCCACCCTGTCCTTTGCGCTGATCGTGTTCTCCATGCGCGGCGTGTTCTGGGCGCCCATGGGTGAAGTCGGCATTCCCCCGCACATCACCGGCTCGGCCTTCGGCATCGGCTGCCTGATCGGCTATGCACCGGGCATGTTCGCCTACGTGATCTATGGCGCCATCCTCGACCACTTCCCCGGCCAGCAGGGCTATAACTATGTATTCAGCCTGATGAGCGGGTTGGCGATCATTGGCTTCATGGTGTCCAGCCTGCTGTATCAATCGGTGCGCAGGAAGTCCACGGCCAGCGGCCAGGTGAGTGCAGCGCAGGCCTGA
- a CDS encoding alpha/beta fold hydrolase — MKMAQQNDNTGKPRRSLISASILALSLFGVLGAAHGQTSATAQPGATAAGATQAATSPFGPLKHVNAGLLNVAYAETGPADGPVVILLHGWPYDIHSYDEVAPLLAAKGYRVLMPYARGYGDTHFLSDKTLRNGQPAALASDVIDFMDALKIKQAVLGGYDWGARSAGIVSALWPERVKALVSVSGYLIGNQAAGKNPLPPKAELQWWYQFYFATDRGRAGYEKNTHDFAKLIWQTASPKWAFDDATFDRSAKALENPDHVDITVFNYRWRLGLVQGESRYEALEQKLATAPSISVPTITMEGDANGAPHPAPEDYAKRFTGKYEFRLISGGIGHNLPQEDPQAFAKAVIDADHL, encoded by the coding sequence ATGAAGATGGCACAGCAGAACGACAACACCGGTAAACCCCGTCGCAGTCTGATCAGCGCTTCGATCCTCGCGCTGAGTCTGTTCGGCGTGCTGGGTGCCGCCCACGGGCAAACGTCCGCGACCGCGCAGCCTGGCGCGACAGCGGCGGGTGCCACGCAGGCGGCCACTTCGCCGTTCGGTCCGCTCAAGCATGTCAACGCCGGCCTGCTGAACGTGGCATACGCCGAAACGGGCCCGGCCGACGGACCGGTGGTGATCCTGCTGCACGGCTGGCCGTACGACATCCACAGCTATGACGAGGTCGCGCCCTTGTTGGCGGCCAAGGGTTATCGCGTGTTGATGCCCTATGCGCGAGGCTACGGCGACACGCATTTCCTCTCCGACAAAACCCTGCGCAATGGCCAGCCGGCCGCGCTGGCCAGCGACGTCATCGACTTCATGGACGCCCTGAAGATCAAGCAAGCCGTGCTCGGTGGCTATGATTGGGGCGCACGTTCCGCCGGCATCGTTTCGGCGCTATGGCCAGAACGGGTCAAGGCACTGGTCTCGGTCAGTGGCTACCTGATCGGCAACCAGGCCGCCGGCAAGAACCCGCTGCCGCCCAAGGCCGAGCTGCAGTGGTGGTACCAGTTCTACTTCGCCACCGACCGCGGCCGCGCCGGCTACGAGAAAAACACCCATGACTTCGCCAAGCTGATCTGGCAAACGGCCTCGCCAAAATGGGCCTTCGACGACGCCACCTTCGACCGCAGCGCCAAGGCGCTGGAAAACCCCGACCATGTCGACATCACCGTGTTCAACTATCGCTGGCGCCTGGGCCTGGTTCAGGGCGAGAGCCGATACGAAGCGCTGGAGCAGAAACTGGCCACCGCGCCTTCCATCAGCGTGCCGACCATCACGATGGAGGGCGATGCCAACGGCGCGCCACACCCGGCCCCCGAGGATTACGCCAAGCGCTTTACCGGCAAATACGAATTCCGCCTGATCAGCGGCGGTATCGGCCACAACCTGCCGCAGGAAGACCCGCAGGCGTTCGCCAAGGCGGTGATCGATGCGGATCATCTTTGA
- a CDS encoding IS110 family transposase: MSACTTVAVDLAKQVFQVAGEDALGQVLYEERIKSREAFHAFLRQLPPSVVVLVETGPGAQAWARQLQAQGNLARILPAQLVAQHRSGAKNDRNDALAILRAGRDSKIAAVPIKSATALAMQALHRARQGYVRRRTAMSNQMRGLLMEHGVVLAQGDAAINQTLPRVLEDATQPLPEMLRELIDELLGEWRQLGERVNVLTGRLEKAANEDKTARRLMTVRGIGPIIATALLAKQTDPERFANARQFAAYFGMVPEQKSSGQKIRLGRISKRGDSYVRSLMVQGAHAVLRHLRADSELPDDRRLQRWQARLGRKEAAIRLANRNLRIVWVLLQNEQTYRSQPAHGRPAAPSH, translated from the coding sequence CTGTCGGCCTGCACGACAGTGGCGGTCGATTTGGCCAAGCAGGTCTTTCAGGTGGCAGGCGAAGACGCCCTTGGCCAGGTGCTTTACGAAGAACGTATCAAGTCGCGTGAAGCCTTTCACGCCTTTCTGCGCCAACTGCCGCCAAGCGTAGTAGTGCTGGTGGAAACAGGTCCAGGCGCTCAAGCATGGGCGCGCCAGCTACAGGCTCAGGGCAATCTGGCGCGGATTCTTCCGGCACAGCTGGTGGCCCAGCACCGCAGCGGCGCCAAAAATGATCGAAATGATGCACTGGCCATATTGCGTGCGGGACGGGACAGCAAAATTGCCGCGGTCCCCATCAAAAGCGCCACCGCGCTGGCCATGCAGGCCTTGCACCGGGCCCGCCAGGGTTATGTCCGTCGGCGCACAGCCATGAGTAACCAGATGCGCGGTTTGCTGATGGAGCATGGCGTTGTCCTGGCTCAGGGTGATGCGGCGATCAACCAGACCCTGCCTCGGGTGCTCGAAGACGCCACCCAACCGTTGCCGGAGATGTTGCGTGAACTGATCGACGAGCTGCTGGGCGAATGGCGCCAACTGGGCGAACGGGTCAACGTCCTGACCGGTCGCCTGGAGAAGGCCGCGAACGAGGACAAAACGGCCCGGCGGCTGATGACCGTGCGCGGGATCGGCCCGATCATCGCCACTGCGCTTTTGGCCAAGCAGACCGACCCTGAGCGCTTCGCCAATGCACGCCAGTTCGCCGCCTACTTCGGCATGGTGCCTGAGCAGAAAAGCAGTGGGCAGAAAATTCGCCTGGGCCGGATAAGCAAACGCGGCGACAGCTATGTGCGCAGCCTGATGGTTCAAGGCGCTCACGCGGTATTGAGGCATTTGCGCGCGGATTCGGAGCTGCCCGACGATCGTCGCTTGCAACGGTGGCAGGCCCGGCTGGGGCGCAAGGAAGCGGCGATACGCTTGGCGAACCGCAACCTGCGAATCGTTTGGGTGCTGCTACAAAATGAGCAGACTTACCGCAGCCAACCGGCCCATGGCCGGCCAGCTGCGCCAAGTCACTGA
- a CDS encoding IS110 family transposase, with the protein MSACTTVAVDLAKQVFQVAGEDALGQVLYEERIKSREAFHAFLRQLPPSIVVLVETGPGAQAWARQLQAQGNLARILPAQLVAQHRSGAKNDRNDALAILRAGRDSKIAAVPIKSATALAMQALHRARQGYVRRRTAMSNQMRGLLMEHGVVLAQGDAAINQTLPRVLEDATQPLPEMLRELIDELLGEWRQLGERVNVLTGRLEKAANEDKTARRLMTVRGIGPIIATALLAKQTDPERFANARQFAAYFGMVPEQKSSGQKIRLGRISKRGDSYVRSLMVQGAHAVLRHLRADSELPDDRRLQRWQARLGRKEAAIRLANRNLRIVWVLLQNEQTYRSQPAHGRPAAPSH; encoded by the coding sequence CTGTCGGCCTGCACGACAGTGGCGGTCGATTTGGCCAAGCAGGTCTTTCAGGTGGCAGGCGAAGACGCTCTTGGCCAAGTGCTTTACGAAGAACGCATCAAGTCGCGTGAAGCCTTTCATGCCTTTCTGCGCCAACTGCCGCCAAGCATAGTAGTGCTCGTGGAAACAGGTCCAGGCGCTCAAGCATGGGCGCGCCAACTACAGGCCCAGGGCAATCTGGCGCGGATTCTTCCGGCACAGCTTGTGGCCCAGCACCGCAGCGGCGCCAAAAATGATCGAAATGATGCACTGGCCATATTGCGTGCCGGGCGCGACAGCAAAATTGCCGCGGTCCCCATCAAAAGCGCCACCGCACTGGCCATGCAGGCCTTGCACCGGGCCCGCCAGGGTTATGTCCGTCGGCGCACAGCCATGAGTAACCAGATGCGCGGTTTGCTGATGGAGCATGGCGTTGTCCTGGCACAGGGTGATGCGGCGATCAACCAGACCCTGCCTCGGGTGCTGGAAGATGCCACTCAACCGTTGCCGGAGATGTTGCGTGAACTGATCGACGAGCTGCTGGGTGAGTGGCGCCAACTGGGCGAACGGGTCAACGTCCTGACCGGTCGCCTGGAGAAGGCCGCGAACGAGGACAAAACGGCCCGACGGCTGATGACCGTGCGCGGGATCGGCCCGATCATCGCCACTGCGCTTTTGGCCAAGCAGACCGACCCTGAGCGCTTCGCCAATGCACGCCAGTTCGCCGCCTACTTCGGCATGGTGCCTGAGCAGAAAAGCAGTGGGCAGAAAATTCGCCTGGGCCGGATAAGCAAACGCGGCGACAGCTATGTGCGCAGCCTGATGGTTCAAGGCGCTCACGCGGTATTGAGGCATTTGCGCGCGGATTCGGAGCTGCCCGACGATCGTCGCTTGCAACGGTGGCAGGCCCGGCTGGGGCGCAAGGAAGCGGCGATACGCTTGGCGAACCGCAACCTGCGAATCGTTTGGGTGCTGCTACAAAATGAGCAGACTTACCGCAGCCAACCGGCCCATGGCCGGCCAGCTGCGCCAAGTCACTGA